Proteins found in one Kwoniella bestiolae CBS 10118 chromosome 1, complete sequence genomic segment:
- a CDS encoding biotin synthase gives MPALASKALRPTLIAPLVRGTRGHAVAVDPPYLPPTPSPNSSQARPRYVDGDVRHDWRRSEIQKIFDAPLMETIYRAATVHRMHQDASRIQLCTLMNIKTGGCTEDCKYCSQSSSYKTPTKASRLIDIEPVLKAAREAKENGSTRFCMGAAWRDLAGKKSGFEKILKMVSEVRGMGMEVCTTLGMLSPDQARRLKEAGLSAYNHNLDTSREFYPEVITSRTYDDRLATIEAVRDAGISVCSGGILGLGEQDEDRVGLIHEISRLPKHPESFPVNTLVPIEGTPLEKNDPVGVHTVLRTIATARIVLPQTIIRLAAGRHTFSETEQAMAFMAGANAIFTGERMLTTPCSGWDEDKAMLGRWGLRGQRSFEDSESVSTTPMMTKEQQALHGVSY, from the exons ATGCCAGCCCTAGCTAGCAAAGCACTCCGACCCACCCTCATCGCACCACTCGTAAGAGGCACAAGAGGACACGCAGTAGCTGTTGATCCTCCTTACCTACCTCCCACTCCCAGCCCCAACTCTTCTCAGGCTAGACCAAGATAcgttgatggggatgtaAGACACgattggagaagatcagaGATTCAGAAGATCTTTGATGCACCTTTGATGGAGACTATCTACAGAGCT GCTACAGTCCATAGGATGCATCAGGACGCTTCGAGGATCCAGTTATGTACTTTGATGAATATCAAGA CCGGAGGATGTACAGAAGACTGTAAATACTgctcccaatcctcatcctaCAAGACCCCCACAAAAGCATCAAGATTGATCGACATCGAGCCTGTACTGAAAGCTGCGCGAGAAGCCAAAGAGAACGGTTCGACAAGATTCTGTATGGGGGCTGCGTGGAGGGATTTGGCGGGTAAGAAGAGTGGGTTCGAGAAGATCTTGAAGATGGTTAGTGAAGTCAGAGGAATGGgcatggaag TATGTACCACCCTAGGTATGCTGTCGCCTGACCAAGCAAGACGACTAAAAGAAGCCGGTCTGAGCGCGTACAACCATAATCTCGATACTTCAAGGGAGTTTTACCCAGAG GTCATCACATCTCGAACGTATGATGACCGATTGGCTACTATCGAAGCTGTACGAGATGCCGGTATCTCAGTCTGTTCAGGTGGTATTTTGGGCTTGGGAGAACAGGACGAAGATAGAGTGGGATTGATTCATGAAATCTCACG ATTACCAAAACATCCCGAATCTTTCCCTGTCAATACGCTTGTTCCCATTGAAGGTACCCCATTGGAAAAGAACGAT CCCGTTGGTGTTCACACCGTGCTTCGAACGATTGCTACTGCCCGTATAGTCTTACCTCAGACTATCATTAGATTAGCTGCTGGACGACATACTTTCTCTGAGACCGAACAGGctatg GCATTCATGGCAGGAGCCAATGCGATCTTCACAGGAGAACGAATGCTCACCACCCCATGTTCAGGATGGGACGAGGACAAAGCCATGTTAGGCAGATGGGGATTGAGGGGTCAAAGATCATTCGAAGATTCAGAATCGGTATCTACCAcaccgatgatgacgaaAGAGCAACAAGCTTTACACGGTGTAAGCTACTAG
- a CDS encoding mitochondrial Rho GTPase 1 codes for MPRRDLVRIVLVGDDGVGKSSIITSLIKESFVNNVQHVVPEVTIPPEVTPENVTTSIVDTSSNPRSRAHLLSQLTRAHVICLVYSISEPSSFDRVAEYWLPLFRREGINIPVILVGNKIDLRGGQVTNQGLEDEIAPIMREFKEVETVVECSALLPLNVSEVFYFAQKAVLHPTAPLYDSREHTLKPKCLEALKRIFRISDVDKDGLLNAVELNQFQQKCFSTPLQYQELEGILDLVRSYDPSAVLPLPTYSVPSTPLPRDPNYGQLGQSPPVLSPPGEGITELGFLYLHTIFIQQGRMETTWTVLRKFGYGEGLDLREDFLTPRFDVPYDCSVELSPLGNQFLTDIFEAYDKDQDGALSQSELDDLFSTSPGNPWSASGFPDSTITDDMGRVTLQGWLAQWSMTTLLDHRTTLNYLAYLGYSSTPSASTEPPLSTPTALHITRPRKQDRRQKKVTRSVFLCYVLGATGSGKTSLLRSFVNKGFRGHEDGSPGGYEPTTKVLSVVNSVEIEGQEKYLVLQEFGSKYESETLRNSKKLDMADVIIYVHDSSDTNSFSYISNLRQQYSLDHIPAIFVATKSDLDLAQQRHEVQPDSYCRRLGLPAPMAVSARLGPMTNLWVAVTRVGLNPTSSLARGPSSTMSPAQRVRMIASITLATTTFTAVVGVWMRYQGYTLRGIWGWIGRMSGLGRGQQ; via the exons ATGCCCCGACGTGATCTCGTGAGAATAGTACTGGTCGGCGATG ACGGAGTAGGCAAATCATCAATAATAACATCCCTAATAAAAGAATCATTCGTGAATAAT GTTCAACACGTCGTACCCGAAGTGACTATACCGCCAGAAGTGACTCCTGAGAACGTTACAACCTCAATAGTGGATACCTCAT CAAATCCCCGTTCTCGAGCACACCTCTTGTCGCAACTCACACGAGCGCACGTAATATGTCTGGTGTATAGTATATCAGAACCGAGTAGTTTTGATAGAGTCGCGGAGTACTGGTTACCGTTGTTCAGAAGGGAAGGTATAAAT ATACCGGTGATTTTGGTGGGTAATAAGATAGATCTAAGGGGAGGACAAGTGACAAATCAGGGATTAGAAGATGAGATAGCACCTATCATGAGGgagttcaag GAAGTGGAGACGGTAGTAGAGTGTTCAGCATTACTCCCACTGAACGTATCGGAGGTGTTTTACTTCGCTCAGAAAGCTGTGTTACATCCGACTGCACCACTATACGATTCCAGAGAACAT ACACTGAAACCCAAATGTCTGGAAGCATTGAAGCGGATATTCAGGATATCAGATGTAGATAAAGATGGACTATTGAATGCGGTAGAGTTGAATCAGTTCCAG CAAAAATGCTTCTCCACCCCATTGCAGTATCAAGAACTAGAAGGTATACTAGACCTCGTCCGATCATATGACCCATCCGCCGTACTTCCCCTGCCCACCTACTCTGTCCCGTCCACCCCTCTACCTCGCGATCCAAATTACGGTCAGCTGGGTCAGTCACCGCCTGTGCTCTCTCCACCTGGAGAGGGGATAACGGAACTCGGTTTCTTGTATCTGCATACGATATTTATACAGCAGGGTAGGATGGAGACTACTTGGACGGTCTTGAGGAAGTTCGGGTATGGAGAGGGTTTGGATTTGAGAGAGGACTTCCTGACGCCGAG GTTCGACGTCCCATACGACTGCTCCGTCGAGCTCTCACCACTAGGCAACCAATTCCTCACAGACATCTTCGAAGCATATGACAAAGATCAGGACGGCGCATTATCTCAATCTGAACTAGACGATTTGTTCTCAACTTCACCGGGTAATCCTTGGTCCGCAAGTGGTTTCCCAGATAGTACAATTACAGACGATATGGGCAGAGTGACACTACAGGGATGGTTAGCCCAATGGTCAATGACGACATTACTAGATCATCGGACCACATTAAATTACCTGGCATATCTCGGATATTCATCTACACCTTCAGCATCGACCGAACCTCCCTTATCTACTCCTACAGCACTGCATATTACCAGACCACGAAAACAGGATAGAAGGCAGAAGAAAGTTACGAGATCTGTTTTCCTATGTTATGTCCTCGGAGCGACTGGTTCGGGCAAGACTAGTTTGTTGAGGTCGTTTGTGAATAAGGGATTCAGGGGGCATGAGGATGGATCGCCGGGAGGTTATGAGCCCACGACGAAAGTGTTGAGCGTGGTGAATTCtgtggagattgaggggCAGGAGAAGTATCTGGTG ctACAAGAGTTCGGCTCAAAATACGAATCCGAGACATTACGCAATTCCAAGAAACTAGATATGGCCGACGTGATAATATACGTGCATGATTCGAGCGATACCAACTCGTTTTCGTATATATCGAACTTGAGG CAACAATACTCGCTCGATCACATACCGGCTATCTTCGTAGCTACCAAGTCGGATTTGGATCTAGCTCAGCAGCGTCATGAAGTCCAGCCTGATTCCTATTGCCGAAGGTTAGGTTTGCCCGCTCCTATGGCTGTGAGTGCCAGATTGGGGCCTATGACGAATCTCTGGGTGGCTGTTACGAGAGTGGGCTTGAATCC AACATCATCCCTCGCTCGAGGtccctcatcaacaatgtccCCTGCCCAGCGCGTACGGATGATCGCGTCGATAACGCTGGCTACGACTACATTCACAGCTGTCGTGGGCGTTTGGATGAGGTATCAGGGGTACACGCTGAGAGGTATATGGGGTTGGATAGGACGGATGAGTGGGTTGGGCAGGGGGCAGCAGTAG